Proteins co-encoded in one Anguilla anguilla isolate fAngAng1 chromosome 16, fAngAng1.pri, whole genome shotgun sequence genomic window:
- the usp10 gene encoding ubiquitin carboxyl-terminal hydrolase 10 isoform X9 gives MLVASCLNSLYSRCFPGLPYIFGEFSPDEFIQFFVTPRSYVELPPFNDRVSSTSQSSGEDYQHIRFGVDEVMAPDCEVRDSLQKVSSTLNPQAPEFILGCQPSQKAAPHAPDGPHFNSVDCPDSEPPSSDGSRVGQDLEGAPGSLGQRERKKKKKRPPGYYNYLEGSGGGGGGGGSAGHGEAALDVGLVNGHALSVSGLRPADGAGEDASVAELCSPASATPASATAGAERTCESPDESSLDFTSGAGSSSDSNNMASSSSSSSSHSSGVAEGGRTAEQPPVPPPAQSPQPPGSGRQSPGPASPLPPTTTAPCTVAPSAPADGDGGDSRVSNGLAEPDAASGADGQKDSSASEPERRPSGAVEAPPTAAEARSPLPPAAPTANPPKSWASLFHNSKPLPGGPPAYVEVRNVPAAVTVAPGTAQTLEGTSEVREGPVPVSEDPMAPRLAELIENVKLIHKPVSLQPRGLINKGNWCYVNATLQALIACPPMYHLMKSIPMLNDTQRPCTSTPMIDSFVRLVNEFSNMPVPPKAKQQGAGDKIMKDIRPGVPFEPAYIYKLLTVIKSGLSEKGRQEDAEEYLGCVLNGLQEEMLALKKLLCPEEEKVGTLNGPGSQPGTEEDMADKEEEDSEDEWEQVGPRNKTSITRQADFVRTPISDIFGGHIRSVVYQQSSKESATLQPFFTLQLDIQSEKIRTLQEALEALVARESVQGYTTKTKQEIEISRRVTLEELPPVLVLHLKRFVFEKTGGCQKLIKNIDYPIDLEISKDLLSPGVRSKIFKGQRTYRLFAVVYHHGNSATGGHYTTDVFHIGLNGWLRIDDQTVKVINQFQVVKQTAERTAYLLYYRRVDMV, from the exons taCATCTTTGGGGAGTTCAGCCCTGATGAGTTCATTCAGTTCTTCGTCACTCCACGCTCTTATGTTGAG CTTCCACCATTCAATGACCGAGTATCCTCCACCAGTCAGTCCTCAG GGGAAGATTACCAGCACATCCGGTTCGGTGTGGACGAGGTGATGGCCCCTGACTGCGAGGTGAGGGACTCCCTGCAGAAGGTGTCCAGCACGCTGAACCCCCAGGCCCCCGAGTTCATCCTGGGCTGCCAGCCCTCTCAGAAAGCCGCCCCGCACGCCCCCGACGGCCCCCACTTCAACTCCGTCGACTGCCCCGACTCGGAGCCCCCCTCCTCGGACGGCAGCCGGGTCGGGCAGGACCTGGAGGGGGCCCCGGGCAGCCTGGGGCAGCGGGAGcgcaaaaagaagaaaaaacggcCGCCGGGGTACTATAACTACCTGGAGGgctccggcggcggcggcggtggtggcggcTCGGCTGGCCACGGCGAGGCCGCGCTGGATGTGGGCCTGGTGAACGGACACGCGCTCTCAGTCTCGGGCCTGCGCCCGGCGGACGGGGCTGGGGAGGACGCGTCAGTGGCCGAGCTGTGTAGCCCCGCCTCCGCCACGCCTGCGTCCGCCACCGCTGGCGCGGAGAGGACTTGCGAGAGCCCCGACGAGTCCTCTCTGGACTTCACGAGCGGGGCGGGCTCTTCCTCAGACAGTAACAAcatggcctcctcctcctcttcctcgtcctctcACAGCAGCGGGGTGGcggaggggggcaggactgCTGAGCAGCCGCCGGTGCCGCCGCCCGCCCAGAGCCCCCAGCCACCAGGCAGCGGGAGGCAGagccccggccccgcctccccgctgCCCCCCACCACTACTGCCCCATGCACTGTAGCGCCCAGCGCCCCCGCGGACGGCGACGGCGGGGACAGCCGGGTGTCCAACGGGCTGGCCGAACCCGACGCCGCTTCCGGCGCCGATGGACAGAAGGACTCGTCTGCGAGCGAGCCGGAGCGGCGGCCGTCGGGAGCCGttgaggccccgcccacagcggCGGAGGCCCGGTCGCCGCTCCCTCCAGCCGCTCCCACGGCAAACCCGCCCAAGTCCTGGGCCAGCCTCTTTCACAACTCTAAGCCCCTTCCGGGCGGCCCACCCGCGTACGTGGAGGTTAGAAACGTCCCGGCTGCTGTGACTGTGGCTCCGGGCACCGCCCAGACACTGGAGGGGACGAGCGAGGTCAGGGAGGGGCCAGTCCCTGTGTCTGAAGACCCCATGGCCCCCAGACTTGCAG AACTGATTGAAAATGTGAAGTTGATACACAAACCGGTGTCTTTGCAACCCAGAGGACTGATAAACAAGGGAAACTGGTGCTATGTCAATGCT ACCCTGCAGGCTCTGATTGCTTGCCCCCCCATGTACCACCTGATGAAATCCATTCCCATGTTGAACGACACTCAGCGTCCATGCACCTCCACGCcaatgattgacagctt TGTTAGGCTTGTCAATGAGTTCAGCAATATGCCTGTGCCACCAAAGGCAAAGCAGCAAG GTGCTGGagacaaaataatgaaagataTTCGACCAGGCGTTCCTTTTGAACCTGCCTATATCTACAAACTTCTCACTGTCATAAAGTCGGGTCTCTCTGAGAAG GGCCGACAGGAAGATGCGGAGGAGTACCTGGGCTGCGTGCTCAACGGCCTCCAGGAGGAAATGCTGGCCCTGAAGAAGCTGCTCTGTCCGGAGGAAGAGA AGGTTGGCACACTCAACGGTCCAGGATCCCAGCCGGGAACTGAAGAGGACATGGCGgacaaagaggaggaggacagcgagGATGAGTGGGAGCAAGTCGGACCCCGAAACAAGACGTCCATAACTCGACAGGCAGACTTTGTCAGAACCCCTATTTCTGACATATTTGGAGGTCATATCAG GTCTGTTGTGTACCAGCAGAGCTCCAAGGAGTCAGCCACATTGCAGCCCTTCTTCACCCTGCAGCTGGACATCCAGTCCGAGAAGATCCGCACTCTCCAGGAGGCCCTGGAGGCCCTGGTGGCGCGGGAGTCTGTTCAGGGGTACACCACTAAGACCAAGCAGGAG ATTGAGATCAGTCGGAGAGTGACCCTGGAAGAGCTTCCGCCCGTGCTCGTCCTCCACCTCAAAAGATTTGTGTTTGAGAAGACTGGAGGGTGTCAGAAGCTAATAAAGAACATCGATTACCCCATTGACTTGGAAATCAGCAAAG ATCTCTTATCACCAGGCGTACGGAGCAAAATTTTCAAAGGCCAAAGGACATACAGGCTCTTCGCAG TTGTGTATCACCATGGGAACAGTGCTACCGGTGGCCATTACACCACGGATGTCTTCCACATCGGTCTGAACGGCTGGCTGCGCATCGACGACCAGACTGTGAAGGTGATCAACCAGTTCCAGGTGGTGAAGCAGACCGCCGAACGCACTGCTTACCTCCTCTACTACCGGCGTGTGGACATGGTGTAG